The window TTTACGTTTTTGTGTTCCCAATGAAAAAATGTTAAGTGAAAGAGGAATTCATACACTGGAGCACTTATTTGCAGGTTTTATTAGAACACATTTAAATTCTAAGACAGTTGAAATTATTGATGTTTCTCCTATGGGATGTAGAACTGGTTTTTACATGAGTTTATTAGGAGCACCTGATGAAGTAACAGTTGGTAAGGCTTGGAAAAATGCTATGCAAGATGTTTTAGATGTAAAATCTCAAGACGATATTCCAGAACTAAACTTATACCAATGTGGTACCTGTGAAATGCATTCACTGCCTGAAGCTAAAGAAATTGCAAAAGATATCTTAGCTCATGATATTGGTGTAATGTCTAATAAAGACCTGTTTTTAACAGAAACAAAAATGAAAGA is drawn from Campylobacteraceae bacterium and contains these coding sequences:
- the luxS gene encoding S-ribosylhomocysteine lyase, which codes for MPLLDSFRVDHTIMPAPAVRVAKTMKSPSGDTITVFDLRFCVPNEKMLSERGIHTLEHLFAGFIRTHLNSKTVEIIDVSPMGCRTGFYMSLLGAPDEVTVGKAWKNAMQDVLDVKSQDDIPELNLYQCGTCEMHSLPEAKEIAKDILAHDIGVMSNKDLFLTETKMKDLGI